The proteins below come from a single Polymorphobacter fuscus genomic window:
- the zwf gene encoding glucose-6-phosphate dehydrogenase: protein MTQPCTHLLLFGATGDLSKRMLLPSLFGLDADGLLPDSLRIIATARSVHDTAEFRALAAAALDATVDADRRHPDQVARFLDRITYVPLDASKAEGFAALAQEIGDTAHVAIFLSTAPSLFGPTIAGLSGAGLAGPGVRLALEKPLGSDLASSRQINDAVAAAYPEDRTFRIDHYLGKETVQNLIALRFGNTLFEPLWNAGGIDHVQISIAETVGLESRADYYDGMGALRDMVQNHMLQLLALVAMEPPARFDPTSVRDEKVKVLRSLRPIDRATVESHSVRGQYVAGAVDGQPVRGYAEELGRSSGTETFVALKAHVDNWRWQGVPFYLRTGKRLPERTSEIIIQFKPVPHSMFGDAPLKPNMLIIGLQPDENIGLTMMAKAPGLDRDGLKLRSVPLDIGINNAFADVRRRIAYERLLLDLIEGKQTLFVRRDEVEAQWTWIDAIRAGWAAQGMAPAPYAAGNWGPNGAIRLTERDGVSWHD from the coding sequence ATGACCCAGCCCTGCACGCATCTCCTGCTTTTCGGCGCAACCGGCGACCTTTCGAAACGCATGTTGCTGCCGTCGCTGTTCGGGCTCGATGCCGATGGCCTGCTGCCCGACAGCCTGCGCATCATCGCCACCGCGCGGTCCGTCCACGATACCGCCGAATTCCGCGCCCTGGCGGCAGCGGCGCTCGACGCCACGGTCGATGCCGATCGTCGCCACCCCGACCAGGTGGCGCGCTTTCTGGACCGCATCACCTATGTCCCGCTCGATGCCAGCAAGGCCGAAGGCTTTGCCGCGCTGGCGCAGGAAATCGGCGACACCGCGCATGTCGCGATCTTCCTGTCGACGGCGCCCAGCCTGTTCGGGCCGACGATCGCCGGCCTGTCCGGCGCCGGGCTGGCGGGGCCAGGGGTGCGGCTGGCGCTGGAAAAGCCGCTGGGGTCCGATCTGGCCAGCAGCCGACAGATCAACGATGCCGTCGCCGCCGCCTATCCCGAGGACCGGACCTTCCGCATCGACCATTATCTGGGCAAGGAAACCGTCCAGAACCTCATTGCCCTGCGCTTCGGCAACACGCTGTTCGAGCCGCTGTGGAATGCCGGCGGCATCGACCATGTCCAGATCAGCATCGCCGAGACGGTGGGCCTCGAATCGCGTGCCGATTACTACGACGGCATGGGGGCGCTGCGCGACATGGTGCAGAACCACATGCTGCAATTGCTGGCGCTGGTCGCGATGGAACCGCCGGCGCGGTTCGACCCGACCAGCGTGCGCGATGAAAAGGTCAAGGTGCTGCGATCGCTGCGCCCCATCGATCGCGCCACCGTCGAATCGCACAGCGTCCGCGGCCAATATGTCGCCGGCGCCGTCGATGGCCAGCCGGTGCGCGGCTATGCCGAGGAACTCGGCCGGTCATCGGGAACCGAAACCTTCGTGGCGCTGAAGGCCCATGTCGACAACTGGCGCTGGCAGGGGGTGCCCTTCTACCTGCGCACCGGCAAGCGGCTGCCCGAACGCACCAGCGAGATCATCATCCAGTTCAAGCCGGTGCCGCATTCGATGTTCGGCGATGCGCCGTTGAAGCCCAACATGCTGATCATCGGCCTGCAGCCCGATGAAAATATCGGCCTGACGATGATGGCCAAGGCGCCGGGGCTGGATCGCGACGGGCTGAAGCTGCGGTCGGTGCCGCTCGACATCGGCATCAACAACGCCTTTGCCGACGTCCGCCGCCGGATTGCCTATGAACGGCTGCTGCTCGACCTGATCGAAGGCAAGCAGACGCTGTTCGTCCGCCGTGACGAGGTCGAGGCGCAATGGACCTGGATCGACGCCATTCGCGCCGGCTGGGCGGCGCAGGGCATGGCGCCGGCGCCCTATGCCGCCGGCAATTGGGGTCCGAACGGCGCGATCCGGCTGACCGAGCGCGACGGCGTCAGCTGGCATGACTGA
- the glk gene encoding glucokinase, with product MTETTEIVAADIGGTHARFAIAEVAGGRVLRLGPEATVRAADHASLQIAWQSWAATLGRPLPRAAAIALATPISGDVLKMTNNPWIIRPALIPEKLGVDRYVLVNDFEAVAHAVAQLDPAGADSGFRHLCGPDAALPDTGVITILGPGTGMGVAQLHRIGGSYHVIATEGGHIDFAPLDSIEDAILAHLRRRHVRVSAERIVSGPGLAAIHEVLAAIEGRAILAGDDKALWTAALAGSDSLAAAALDRFCLALGSFAGDIALAQGAAAVVIAGGVGARIADHLPASGFAERFRAKGRFHALMDRMPVKLVSHPQPGLYGAAAAFAQRNPQ from the coding sequence ATGACTGAGACGACCGAGATCGTCGCCGCCGATATCGGCGGCACCCATGCGCGCTTTGCCATTGCAGAGGTTGCCGGCGGCCGCGTGCTGCGGCTGGGGCCCGAAGCGACGGTGCGCGCCGCCGACCATGCCAGCCTGCAGATCGCCTGGCAAAGCTGGGCGGCGACGCTGGGCCGGCCATTGCCGCGCGCCGCCGCCATCGCGCTGGCCACGCCGATCAGCGGCGACGTGCTCAAGATGACCAACAACCCCTGGATCATCCGGCCGGCGCTGATCCCCGAAAAGCTGGGGGTCGATCGCTATGTCCTCGTCAATGATTTCGAAGCCGTCGCCCATGCCGTCGCCCAGCTCGATCCGGCCGGCGCGGACAGCGGCTTTCGCCACCTCTGCGGCCCCGACGCGGCTTTGCCCGACACCGGTGTCATCACCATCCTCGGTCCTGGAACCGGCATGGGCGTGGCGCAACTGCATCGCATCGGCGGCAGCTACCATGTCATCGCCACCGAAGGCGGCCATATCGATTTCGCCCCGCTCGACAGTATCGAGGACGCGATATTGGCGCATTTGCGCCGCCGCCATGTCCGCGTGTCGGCGGAACGCATCGTTTCCGGCCCCGGCCTCGCCGCCATCCACGAAGTCCTCGCTGCCATCGAAGGCCGCGCCATCCTTGCCGGCGACGACAAGGCTTTATGGACGGCGGCGCTGGCCGGTAGCGACAGCCTGGCCGCGGCGGCGCTCGATCGCTTCTGCCTGGCGCTGGGCAGTTTTGCCGGTGACATCGCCCTGGCGCAGGGGGCAGCGGCGGTGGTCATCGCCGGCGGCGTCGGCGCCCGCATTGCCGACCATCTGCCTGCATCGGGCTTTGCCGAGCGTTTCCGCGCCAAGGGCCGCTTCCACGCCCTGATGGACCGCATGCCGGTCAAGCTCGTCAGCCATCCCCAGCCCGGCCTTTATGGTGCCGCCGCGGCCTTTGCCCAAAGGAACCCCCAATGA
- the eda gene encoding bifunctional 4-hydroxy-2-oxoglutarate aldolase/2-dehydro-3-deoxy-phosphogluconate aldolase, translated as MTPIDQLMHTAPVIPVLVVDDAAHAGPLAEALVAGGLPLLEVTLRTPAALEVIAEMARVPGAIVGAGTVLNAGDLKAARAAGAQFIVSPGLTESLGRAAIDSGVPFLPGIANAGDIMRGLDLGLTRFKFFPAVASGGLPTLSALAAVFGQVRFCPTGGITEATAPDWLARPFISCVGGSWLAARGETDWAAIEARARAAARLRG; from the coding sequence ATGACTCCCATCGACCAGCTGATGCACACCGCGCCGGTCATCCCGGTGCTCGTCGTCGATGATGCCGCCCATGCCGGGCCACTCGCCGAAGCGCTGGTCGCAGGCGGCCTGCCGCTGCTCGAGGTGACGCTGCGCACGCCTGCTGCGCTGGAGGTCATTGCCGAAATGGCGCGGGTGCCCGGCGCCATCGTCGGCGCCGGCACCGTGCTCAACGCCGGCGACCTGAAGGCAGCGCGCGCCGCCGGCGCGCAGTTCATCGTCTCGCCCGGGCTGACCGAATCGCTCGGCCGCGCCGCCATCGACTCCGGCGTCCCGTTCCTGCCCGGCATCGCCAATGCCGGCGACATCATGCGCGGGCTCGATCTGGGGCTGACGCGGTTCAAATTCTTCCCGGCGGTCGCCAGCGGCGGGCTGCCGACCCTGTCCGCGCTCGCCGCCGTGTTCGGCCAGGTGCGCTTCTGCCCCACCGGCGGCATCACCGAAGCGACGGCGCCGGACTGGCTGGCGCGGCCGTTCATCAGCTGCGTCGGGGGCAGCTGGCTGGCGGCGCGTGGCGAAACCGACTGGGCGGCGATCGAGGCACGGGCGCGGGCGGCGGCACGGCTGCGCGGTTGA
- a CDS encoding parallel beta-helix domain-containing protein, protein MRISAFLLAVVASGPAVAATITVAPGGDAQERLQTALIEAKPGDRLQLSAGRYALAGGLSLDVAGVTVAGAGPGKTILDFSGQKGEGEGLLVTSNDVVVRDLAVENAKGNGIKSKGSDGISFLNLRVEWTGGPKASNGAYGVYPVSSKHVLIDNVFVKGASDAGIYVGQSQQIVVRNSHATGNVAGIEIENSYNADVHHNVATGNTGGILVFDLPDLPQQGGHSIRLFDNEVTANNHTNFAGRGNIVASVPPGTGVMVMANRNVHIFDNDIADNGGNAIMLVAYRNAFTDRNYNPLPRSIVVRGNSYSGNGAAPKFPGGAQIAAAVGGTLPAVMWDGVTAFSVPGGGLAVKADGAIVVSDSPLLNLNLKTQGASPDTARPEVAMMPAMASAREPAAIVLPAAQEARAKGR, encoded by the coding sequence ATGCGCATATCCGCCTTTCTGCTCGCCGTGGTCGCGTCCGGTCCGGCGGTTGCCGCCACCATCACCGTCGCACCGGGCGGCGACGCGCAGGAACGGTTGCAGACGGCGCTGATCGAGGCAAAGCCCGGGGACCGGCTCCAGCTGTCGGCGGGGCGCTATGCATTGGCAGGCGGGCTGTCGCTCGACGTTGCCGGGGTGACGGTGGCCGGCGCCGGGCCCGGGAAGACAATCCTCGATTTCAGCGGGCAGAAGGGGGAGGGCGAAGGGCTGCTGGTGACCAGCAACGATGTCGTCGTCCGCGATCTTGCCGTGGAAAATGCCAAGGGCAACGGCATCAAGTCGAAGGGCAGCGACGGCATCAGCTTCCTCAACCTGCGCGTCGAATGGACAGGCGGGCCCAAGGCGAGCAACGGCGCCTATGGCGTTTATCCGGTGTCGTCGAAACATGTCCTGATCGACAATGTCTTCGTCAAGGGCGCGTCGGATGCGGGCATCTATGTCGGCCAGTCGCAGCAGATCGTGGTGCGCAACAGCCACGCCACCGGCAATGTCGCCGGTATCGAGATCGAGAACAGCTACAACGCGGATGTCCACCACAATGTCGCGACCGGCAACACCGGCGGCATATTGGTGTTCGACCTGCCCGACCTGCCGCAACAGGGCGGCCATTCGATCCGGCTGTTCGACAACGAGGTGACCGCCAACAACCACACCAATTTCGCCGGCAGGGGCAATATCGTTGCCAGCGTTCCGCCCGGCACCGGGGTGATGGTGATGGCCAATCGCAATGTCCATATCTTCGACAATGACATCGCCGACAATGGCGGCAACGCGATCATGCTCGTCGCCTATCGCAATGCCTTTACGGACAGGAATTACAATCCCTTGCCGCGCAGCATTGTCGTGCGCGGCAACAGCTATTCGGGCAATGGCGCAGCGCCGAAATTCCCCGGCGGGGCGCAGATCGCGGCGGCGGTGGGTGGCACGCTGCCGGCGGTGATGTGGGATGGCGTGACGGCCTTTTCCGTGCCGGGCGGCGGGCTTGCGGTGAAAGCCGACGGCGCCATCGTAGTCAGCGACAGCCCGTTGCTCAACCTAAACCTGAAGACCCAGGGCGCCAGCCCCGACACGGCGCGGCCCGAAGTGGCGATGATGCCGGCAATGGCTTCGGCGCGCGAACCGGCGGCGATCGTGCTGCCGGCGGCGCAGGAGGCGCGCGCGAAGGGCCGATGA
- a CDS encoding SO2930 family diheme c-type cytochrome, with the protein MTRAAGLVALLLLGAAPAPQVDGARLLADDPAPLLSAYGLFADTGGRVPAAGVTRYTLNTPLFSDYAEKFRYVWMPPGTSAAYADDGALTFPVGTAIVKTFAYPADFRAPNAKLRLIETRLLVRRATGWVPLSYVWNAAQTEAVLKRAGARVPVAFVDTRGAAQQLDYAVPNTNQCKQCHQQGNDVTPIGPTAGNLNGGLDGHGANQLMAWTAAGRLTGVPTTPPRLARWDDAAAPVAARARAYLEVNCGHCHSRAGFASNSGLYLQHDEPDPAHQGIGKRPVAAGRGSGELDFAIASGNPDASILLHRMASNEPGVMMPQFGRTVAHKEGVALIRAYIAELK; encoded by the coding sequence ATGACGCGGGCGGCGGGCCTGGTCGCGCTGCTCCTGCTCGGCGCTGCGCCGGCGCCGCAAGTGGATGGCGCGCGCCTGCTCGCCGATGATCCGGCGCCGCTGCTGTCGGCCTATGGCCTGTTTGCCGATACCGGTGGCCGGGTCCCCGCGGCGGGGGTGACGCGCTATACGCTCAACACACCGCTGTTCAGCGATTATGCCGAAAAATTCCGTTATGTCTGGATGCCGCCCGGCACCAGCGCCGCCTATGCCGACGATGGCGCACTGACGTTTCCGGTCGGCACCGCGATCGTCAAGACCTTCGCCTATCCTGCGGACTTTCGGGCGCCGAACGCAAAGCTGCGGCTGATCGAAACCCGGCTGCTGGTGCGGCGCGCAACCGGCTGGGTGCCGCTGTCCTATGTCTGGAATGCCGCGCAGACCGAGGCGGTGCTGAAACGCGCCGGCGCGCGCGTCCCGGTGGCGTTCGTCGATACCCGGGGCGCGGCGCAGCAGCTCGATTACGCCGTGCCGAACACCAACCAGTGCAAGCAATGCCACCAACAGGGCAATGACGTGACGCCGATCGGCCCGACGGCGGGCAACCTCAACGGCGGCCTCGACGGCCATGGCGCCAACCAGTTGATGGCATGGACGGCGGCGGGCCGCCTGACCGGCGTGCCGACGACCCCGCCCCGGCTGGCGCGCTGGGACGATGCCGCGGCGCCGGTGGCGGCGCGGGCGCGCGCTTATCTGGAGGTCAATTGCGGCCATTGCCACAGCCGCGCCGGCTTCGCCTCGAACTCCGGCCTGTATCTGCAGCATGACGAGCCTGATCCGGCCCACCAGGGCATCGGCAAGCGGCCGGTCGCCGCCGGGCGGGGGTCGGGGGAACTGGATTTCGCCATCGCATCGGGCAATCCCGATGCGTCGATCCTCCTCCACCGCATGGCATCGAACGAACCCGGTGTGATGATGCCCCAGTTCGGTAGAACGGTCGCGCACAAGGAAGGCGTGGCGCTGATCCGCGCCTATATCGCCGAACTGAAATGA
- a CDS encoding coniferyl aldehyde dehydrogenase — translation MATTAPTAAWDARDAAAMQGILSRQRAAFTAELPVSAATRKARLQRALAVLLDNKDRLVAALSEDFGHRSNEMSLVTDIMASVKPLKHAIKHLDGWMKPENRPLDFPMKLLGARARVEFQPKGVIGIISPWNFPVNLTFAPLAGVLAAGNRAMIKPSEFTPVTSELMKTMLAGAFDETEIAVITGGSEAGKAFAGLAFDHLVFTGGTGIARHVMAAAAKNLVPLTLELGGKSPTIISRSADIGVATERIAMGKMMNAGQICLAPDYLIVPQESESEVIAGLKAATAKMYPTLLANPDYTSVLGARHRERLEAHVEDARAKGATIEVVNPANEDFTKQNTNKMPLHIIRNPTDEMTVMQEEIFGPLLPVRTYATVDGAIDEVNRRDRPLGLYWFGQDAAEQRRVLDRTISGGVTVNDVIFHVSAEELPFGGIGNAGMGSYHGADGFKEFSHAKSIYTQPKLDLAGLAGFKPPYGDKTRKALARELKA, via the coding sequence ATGGCGACCACCGCCCCGACCGCAGCTTGGGATGCCAGAGACGCCGCCGCGATGCAGGGCATCCTGTCCCGGCAGCGGGCTGCTTTCACCGCCGAGCTGCCGGTCAGCGCCGCGACGCGCAAGGCGCGGCTGCAGCGCGCGCTCGCCGTGCTGCTCGACAACAAGGACCGGCTCGTCGCCGCCCTGTCGGAGGATTTCGGCCATCGCTCCAATGAAATGTCGCTGGTGACGGACATCATGGCGTCGGTGAAGCCGCTGAAGCACGCCATCAAGCACCTCGATGGCTGGATGAAGCCCGAAAATCGCCCGCTCGACTTCCCGATGAAGCTGCTCGGCGCCCGCGCCCGCGTCGAATTCCAGCCCAAGGGCGTCATCGGCATCATCTCGCCCTGGAATTTCCCGGTCAACCTGACGTTCGCGCCGCTCGCCGGGGTGCTGGCGGCGGGCAATCGCGCCATGATCAAGCCGAGCGAATTCACCCCCGTCACCTCCGAACTGATGAAGACGATGCTCGCCGGCGCCTTCGACGAGACCGAAATCGCCGTCATCACCGGCGGGTCGGAAGCCGGCAAGGCGTTCGCCGGGCTCGCCTTCGACCATCTGGTGTTCACCGGCGGCACCGGCATCGCGCGCCACGTCATGGCCGCGGCGGCGAAGAACCTGGTGCCGCTGACGCTGGAGCTTGGCGGCAAGTCGCCGACGATCATCAGCCGCTCGGCCGATATCGGTGTCGCCACCGAACGGATCGCCATGGGCAAGATGATGAATGCCGGGCAGATCTGCCTTGCCCCCGATTATCTGATCGTGCCGCAGGAGAGCGAAAGCGAAGTCATCGCCGGGCTGAAGGCCGCGACCGCGAAGATGTATCCGACGCTGCTTGCCAACCCCGATTACACCTCGGTGCTCGGCGCCCGCCACCGCGAGCGGCTGGAAGCACATGTCGAGGACGCGCGCGCCAAGGGCGCCACCATCGAGGTCGTCAACCCGGCCAACGAGGATTTCACGAAGCAGAACACCAACAAGATGCCGCTCCACATCATCCGCAACCCCACCGACGAGATGACGGTGATGCAGGAGGAGATTTTCGGGCCGCTGCTGCCGGTGCGCACCTATGCGACGGTCGACGGCGCCATCGACGAGGTCAACCGGCGCGACCGGCCGCTCGGACTTTACTGGTTCGGCCAGGACGCTGCCGAGCAGCGCCGCGTGCTCGACCGCACCATTTCCGGCGGCGTCACCGTCAACGACGTGATCTTCCACGTGTCTGCCGAGGAGCTTCCCTTCGGCGGCATCGGCAACGCCGGCATGGGGTCGTACCATGGCGCCGACGGGTTCAAGGAATTCAGCCACGCCAAATCGATCTACACTCAGCCCAAGCTCGACCTTGCGGGTCTGGCGGGGTTCAAGCCGCCCTATGGCGACAAGACGCGCAAGGCATTGGCGCGGGAGTTGAAGGCCTGA
- a CDS encoding class I adenylate-forming enzyme family protein has translation MTVPDTFPAMSIAQANALLTASGSLLEMETVTIRGRPTRTWKHAPPTLRDVFLAGRAHGDKVFLVLEEERVTFEGFARAALRLAAQLIADGVQKGDRVAIVMRNLPEWPVAFFGATLTGAIVTPLNAWWTGAELEYGLSDSGTKVVICDNERLARLASHLPDLPELQRIYVTRATEEPQGDPREVWLESIIGRPNSWGSIADRALPDIDLAPEDDATIFYTSGTTGRPKGALGTHRNIVSNIMASGFAATRAYLRRGVAPPVPDPQAAQKATLLSVPFFHATGCHAVLTPSLFGGAKLVLMRKWDVLEAMALIEKERVTGCGGVPTIAWQIIEHPERARFDLSSLETVSYGGAPSAPELVRQIKKVFPKAMPGNGWGMTETSATFTSHVGEDYELRPESCGPACAVCDLQVRDPDGNVLPPGTVGELYGFGPNVVKGYWNKPEATAATFIDGWVRTGDLARVDEEGFCFIIDRAKDMLIRGGENIYCVEVENALYEHPAIMDAALVGRPHRTLGEEPVAFVTLKAGMSANEDELRSFVAARLAAFKVPVAVTFSHEPLVRNANGKILKTELKKLMGV, from the coding sequence ATGACCGTGCCAGATACATTTCCGGCGATGAGCATCGCCCAGGCCAATGCCCTGTTGACGGCCTCCGGATCGCTGCTGGAAATGGAGACCGTCACCATCCGCGGCCGGCCGACCCGGACGTGGAAGCACGCGCCGCCGACCCTGCGCGACGTCTTCCTTGCCGGGCGGGCGCATGGCGACAAGGTATTCCTGGTGCTGGAGGAGGAACGCGTCACCTTCGAAGGCTTTGCCCGCGCCGCGCTGCGGCTGGCGGCGCAGCTGATCGCCGACGGCGTGCAGAAGGGCGACCGCGTCGCCATCGTCATGCGCAACCTGCCCGAATGGCCGGTGGCGTTCTTCGGCGCGACGTTGACCGGCGCCATCGTGACCCCGCTCAACGCCTGGTGGACGGGGGCGGAACTGGAATATGGCCTGTCGGACAGCGGCACCAAGGTGGTGATCTGCGACAATGAACGGCTGGCGCGGCTCGCCTCGCACCTGCCCGACCTGCCCGAACTGCAACGCATCTATGTGACCCGCGCCACGGAAGAGCCCCAGGGCGACCCGCGCGAGGTCTGGCTCGAATCGATCATCGGCCGGCCGAACAGCTGGGGCAGCATCGCCGACCGCGCGTTGCCCGACATCGACCTGGCGCCCGAAGACGATGCGACGATCTTCTACACCAGCGGCACCACCGGCCGCCCCAAGGGGGCGCTCGGCACGCACCGCAACATCGTTTCCAACATCATGGCGTCGGGGTTCGCCGCCACCCGCGCCTATCTGCGCCGCGGCGTCGCGCCGCCGGTGCCCGACCCGCAGGCTGCGCAGAAGGCGACCCTGCTCAGCGTGCCGTTCTTCCATGCCACCGGCTGCCATGCGGTGCTGACGCCGTCGCTGTTCGGCGGCGCCAAGCTGGTGCTGATGCGCAAATGGGACGTGCTGGAAGCGATGGCGCTGATCGAGAAGGAGCGCGTCACCGGCTGCGGCGGCGTACCGACGATCGCCTGGCAGATCATCGAACACCCCGAGCGTGCCCGTTTCGACCTGTCGAGCCTGGAAACCGTCTCCTATGGCGGTGCCCCGTCGGCGCCCGAACTGGTGCGGCAGATCAAGAAGGTCTTTCCCAAGGCGATGCCCGGCAACGGCTGGGGGATGACCGAGACCAGCGCCACTTTCACCAGCCATGTCGGGGAGGATTACGAGCTGCGGCCGGAAAGCTGCGGCCCGGCGTGCGCGGTCTGCGACCTGCAGGTGCGCGACCCCGACGGCAATGTGCTGCCACCCGGCACGGTCGGGGAACTCTATGGCTTCGGTCCCAATGTGGTGAAGGGTTATTGGAACAAGCCCGAGGCGACGGCCGCAACGTTCATCGACGGCTGGGTGCGCACCGGTGACCTGGCGCGGGTGGACGAGGAAGGCTTCTGCTTCATCATCGACCGCGCCAAGGACATGCTGATCCGCGGCGGCGAGAACATCTATTGCGTGGAGGTGGAGAACGCGCTGTACGAACACCCTGCCATCATGGACGCGGCGCTGGTCGGCCGGCCGCACCGGACCCTGGGAGAAGAACCGGTGGCCTTTGTGACGTTGAAGGCAGGCATGTCGGCCAACGAGGATGAGCTGCGCAGTTTTGTCGCGGCGCGGCTGGCGGCGTTCAAGGTGCCGGTGGCGGTGACCTTCAGCCACGAGCCGCTGGTCCGCAACGCCAATGGCAAGATCCTGAAAACCGAGCTGAAAAAGCTGATGGGCGTCTGA
- the crtI gene encoding phytoene desaturase family protein codes for MQRKTAIVIGSGIGGIACAMRLQSLGFQTHLLEKLDAPGGRAYVRRAEGFTFDMGPTVLTVPHFIEELFSLEQDHAMLGEPDFPADVLGDDKRITSGISGGPNTSRYVEIIPILPFYRIYFDDGTFFDYDADPVRVREQIARLAPEDLEGYEAFHEQARQIFNRGFLELGYTYFGSVGQMLGVVPDLLKLGAVQPLFSLIKKYFKSDKMRRVFSFEPLLVGGNPMKVPAIYAMIHFVEKTWGIHFARGGTGALISAFVKKYEEMGGTIRLGADVTRINVEKRDGKRVATGVTLASGETIAADVVVSNADYATTYMKMIDKKHRPINRDALVKFRKQSMSLMVIYFGYRKQAGDPDLQHHNIIFGPRYEELLTDIFERKILGPDFSQYLHIPTLTEPGLAPEGHHAAYTLIPVPNKLADLDWSQIGEGFKDKVLTLLEARGYIPNLKERLVYHSYVTPDYFEQTLGSYVGNGFGVEPVLTQTAFFRPHNRSEDISNLYLVGQSTQPGGGTPSVMMSAKMTVREIARDFAIDPRIVNGVPVRLPAAA; via the coding sequence ATGCAACGCAAGACCGCCATCGTCATCGGATCCGGAATCGGCGGGATCGCTTGCGCGATGCGGCTGCAGAGCTTGGGGTTCCAGACGCACCTGCTCGAAAAGCTCGATGCGCCGGGCGGCCGCGCCTATGTGCGCCGGGCCGAAGGCTTCACCTTCGACATGGGGCCGACGGTCCTTACCGTGCCGCACTTCATCGAGGAACTGTTCAGCCTCGAACAGGACCATGCGATGCTGGGGGAACCCGATTTCCCGGCCGATGTGCTGGGCGATGACAAGCGTATCACCAGCGGCATCAGCGGTGGCCCCAACACCAGCCGCTATGTCGAGATCATCCCGATCCTGCCTTTTTACCGCATCTATTTCGACGACGGCACCTTCTTCGATTACGACGCCGACCCGGTGCGGGTGCGCGAACAGATCGCCCGCCTCGCGCCCGAGGATCTGGAGGGCTATGAGGCGTTCCACGAACAGGCGCGCCAGATCTTCAACCGCGGCTTTCTCGAACTCGGCTATACCTATTTCGGCAGTGTCGGCCAGATGCTCGGCGTCGTCCCCGATCTGTTGAAGCTTGGTGCCGTCCAGCCGCTGTTCTCGCTGATCAAGAAATATTTCAAGTCGGACAAGATGCGCCGCGTGTTCAGTTTCGAACCGCTGCTCGTCGGCGGCAACCCGATGAAGGTGCCGGCGATCTATGCCATGATCCACTTCGTCGAAAAGACCTGGGGCATCCATTTCGCCCGCGGCGGCACCGGCGCGCTGATCTCGGCGTTCGTCAAGAAATATGAGGAAATGGGCGGCACCATCAGGCTGGGGGCCGACGTCACCCGCATCAACGTCGAAAAGCGCGATGGCAAGCGCGTTGCGACGGGTGTGACTCTGGCTTCGGGCGAAACCATCGCCGCCGATGTGGTGGTGTCGAACGCCGATTATGCGACGACCTACATGAAGATGATCGACAAGAAACATCGCCCGATCAATCGCGATGCGCTGGTCAAGTTCCGCAAACAGTCGATGTCGCTGATGGTCATCTATTTCGGCTATCGCAAACAGGCCGGCGATCCCGATTTGCAGCACCACAACATCATCTTCGGGCCGCGCTACGAGGAACTGCTGACCGATATTTTCGAACGCAAGATCCTGGGCCCCGATTTTTCCCAGTATCTCCATATCCCGACCCTGACCGAACCGGGCCTGGCGCCCGAAGGCCATCACGCCGCCTATACGCTGATCCCGGTCCCCAACAAGCTGGCCGATCTCGACTGGAGCCAGATCGGCGAAGGCTTCAAGGACAAGGTACTGACCCTTTTGGAGGCGCGGGGCTATATCCCGAACCTCAAGGAACGGCTGGTCTACCACAGCTATGTGACGCCCGATTATTTCGAACAGACGCTCGGTTCCTATGTCGGCAACGGCTTCGGCGTCGAACCGGTGCTGACCCAGACGGCGTTCTTCCGCCCGCACAACCGCAGCGAGGACATCAGCAACCTCTACCTTGTCGGCCAGAGCACGCAGCCGGGCGGCGGCACGCCATCGGTAATGATGTCGGCCAAGATGACCGTGCGCGAAATCGCCCGCGACTTCGCCATCGACCCGCGCATCGTCAACGGCGTGCCGGTGCGGCTACCGGCGGCGGCGTAG